A region from the Bacillus sp. (in: firmicutes) genome encodes:
- a CDS encoding DUF5366 family protein produces the protein MSHYSGYFPFFSIVLFSISFGLFGENALLHWFENIGLYGGMLEFLSEQELRILLFVFCSITCFMLLAALKLVAETFHEFAVLLFVRTEEDAIKVRVNRSGLTILLIGGFVSVLFTKSIFAIGLIFITTKVVYFFYYLYQMSSVLTPLSLIGFITFQIASWSSSIVFISYAFLKLYNSILASLPI, from the coding sequence ATGAGTCACTATAGTGGGTATTTTCCTTTTTTTTCTATTGTGCTGTTTAGCATTTCCTTTGGATTATTTGGGGAAAATGCGCTCCTCCATTGGTTTGAAAACATTGGATTGTACGGTGGGATGTTGGAGTTTTTGTCGGAACAAGAGCTCAGAATCTTATTATTTGTTTTTTGCTCAATCACTTGTTTTATGTTACTTGCGGCGTTGAAACTCGTGGCCGAGACGTTTCATGAGTTCGCCGTTTTATTATTTGTTCGTACTGAAGAAGATGCGATTAAAGTTCGCGTTAATCGGTCGGGGCTGACGATACTACTTATTGGTGGGTTTGTTTCAGTTTTATTTACGAAATCCATTTTCGCTATCGGACTCATATTTATTACCACCAAGGTTGTCTATTTTTTCTATTACTTGTATCAAATGAGTTCCGTATTAACACCGCTTTCGTTAATCGGTTTTATTACGTTTCAAATCGCTAGTTGGTCATCATCGATTGTATTTATTTCATACGCGTTTTTAAAGCTATACAACAGCATTCTCGCCAGTTTACCGATATAA
- a CDS encoding peptidylprolyl isomerase, producing MTNEVMYPQLTTDVLENEIVVEMVTNHGTITLKLFPEHAPKAVENFVTHSKNGYYNGLTFHRVIKDFMIQGGDPNGNGTGGESIWGEPFEDEFSKELFHLRGALSMANAGPNTNGSQFFIVQNASLDPSFKGQMEQAGFPKEIIEAYVENGGTPWLDFRHTVFGQVIAGMDVVDKIANVSTGLHDKPVEDVIIEKMNVVQE from the coding sequence ATGACAAATGAAGTAATGTATCCACAATTAACTACCGACGTTTTAGAAAACGAAATCGTCGTGGAAATGGTCACTAATCACGGAACAATAACATTAAAATTGTTTCCGGAACATGCACCAAAAGCGGTCGAAAACTTTGTTACCCACAGCAAAAATGGGTACTACAATGGCTTAACGTTTCACCGCGTCATTAAAGATTTTATGATTCAAGGTGGTGACCCAAATGGAAATGGAACAGGTGGCGAAAGTATTTGGGGAGAGCCGTTCGAAGACGAATTTTCCAAAGAATTATTCCATCTTCGTGGGGCGTTATCCATGGCGAATGCTGGTCCAAATACGAACGGAAGCCAATTTTTCATCGTTCAAAACGCAAGCCTAGACCCGAGCTTTAAAGGGCAAATGGAACAAGCGGGCTTCCCGAAAGAAATTATTGAGGCGTATGTTGAAAACGGTGGAACACCTTGGTTAGATTTCCGTCATACCGTATTTGGACAAGTAATTGCAGGAATGGACGTTGTAGACAAAATTGCGAACGTATCAACAGGTTTACATGACAAGCCGGTAGAGGACGTTATTATTGAAAAAATGAACGTTGTTCAAGAATAA
- a CDS encoding Na+/H+ antiporter subunit E — MAFQMLLNVLLAFMWMFLTVSFDPSTFIVGYVLGLIIIFALRRFFHSRFYVIPFLALLKLLLIFLKELVLSNIAVLKVIIKPKLDIQPGIFALPTQLTKDWEITMLANLITLTPGTFVIDISEDNKTLYVHAMDVPDVQAAIEGIKNSFEKAIMEVSK; from the coding sequence ATGGCTTTTCAAATGTTGTTAAATGTACTTTTAGCGTTCATGTGGATGTTTTTGACCGTTTCTTTTGATCCGTCGACTTTTATCGTCGGTTACGTGTTAGGCTTGATCATTATCTTTGCGTTACGAAGATTTTTTCACTCTCGTTTTTACGTCATTCCATTTTTAGCCCTTTTAAAACTGTTACTTATTTTCTTAAAAGAGTTAGTTCTTTCGAATATTGCGGTATTAAAAGTCATCATAAAACCGAAATTAGATATTCAACCAGGTATTTTCGCCCTGCCAACCCAATTAACGAAAGACTGGGAAATTACGATGTTAGCGAATTTAATCACCCTTACACCTGGAACGTTTGTGATTGACATCTCTGAGGACAATAAAACGTTATACGTTCATGCGATGGATGTACCAGATGTTCAAGCAGCGATTGAAGGAATTAAAAATTCTTTTGAAAAAGCGATTATGGAGGTGAGCAAATAA
- a CDS encoding kinase-associated lipoprotein B, whose protein sequence is MSAIQPNDLVTCIYKTGKYIGEVTDEGPSHFVVKILAVVKHPMQGDLHHPKQVDVPFFHERKALAHYERANIPKQMVKPYEGEVPDYKESLQQAFYHLKEELKQEATPFAEKSLLALQSIQKEYELMYRLTFA, encoded by the coding sequence ATGTCTGCCATCCAACCGAACGATCTTGTCACTTGTATTTACAAAACCGGAAAATATATTGGTGAAGTGACGGATGAAGGCCCGTCCCATTTCGTTGTCAAAATTTTAGCGGTGGTTAAGCACCCAATGCAAGGGGATTTACACCATCCGAAGCAGGTGGATGTGCCTTTTTTCCATGAACGAAAAGCTTTAGCCCATTACGAACGTGCCAATATCCCTAAACAAATGGTAAAACCGTATGAAGGTGAAGTGCCAGACTACAAAGAGTCATTGCAACAAGCTTTTTATCATTTAAAAGAAGAATTAAAACAAGAAGCCACACCGTTTGCTGAAAAAAGCTTACTCGCTTTACAAAGTATTCAAAAAGAATACGAGTTAATGTACCGATTGACATTTGCTTAA
- a CDS encoding penicillin-binding protein, with product MGFFITGCLLIFFIQGIRLFEKEWEVRKVQSEQFTKFPLEPIHLPETSYLLDRDSQLFAEIGPTNRLYVSLDEIPLFLQQLFVLSEDHMFYEHKGFDLLAITRALITNVKTQGIEQGGSTITQQLVRNVYLSHDQTYERKLQEILYAYQLEQIYTKKQILEYYLNAIYFHNGIYGIGSAAQFYFQKRVPDLTKGEQAFLAAIPNNPSKYNPLKHFDDTKQRQERLIDLLVEHGMLTSQEGEQIKREPIQLHLKRKVDRFPDYAVYVEHELKQLIAEQEGYTARLHEATDETEVKHIQEELDQRVQTILESGVYIHTALFPTVQERAVASVQKVLQGTGIQGAAVVIDHTNHEIVAITGGVHYKKYDFHRGFQAFRQPGSAIKPLLVYGPYIERYQPPLTKRVNAGAFCYQGYCPQNYGGTTYGWVSLLQAFAKSYNTPAVRLVHEMGIKSAFQDFNLFSFSRVNEMDQKLPAAIGGLTYGVSPLELTDAYTVFQNGTYVPARAIRKVTDKEGNVLYDWKDERTIVWSEETVKKMRMLLQEVVRTGTAQSLKRPKSSFVGGKTGTTNDFKDFWFIGITDQWTAGVWVGKDRPENLQTWERTNPELRIWEELFQ from the coding sequence ATAGGGTTTTTCATTACCGGATGTTTACTTATTTTTTTCATCCAAGGAATTCGTCTTTTTGAAAAGGAATGGGAAGTGCGGAAGGTTCAGTCTGAACAATTTACAAAATTTCCACTCGAACCGATCCATCTTCCTGAAACGAGTTATTTGCTCGACCGAGACAGCCAACTTTTTGCAGAAATCGGACCAACTAATCGTCTGTACGTGTCGTTAGACGAGATTCCGCTTTTTTTACAACAACTGTTCGTCCTATCAGAGGACCATATGTTTTACGAGCATAAAGGGTTTGATTTACTAGCGATTACCCGTGCGCTCATTACAAATGTAAAAACACAAGGTATCGAACAAGGAGGAAGTACGATTACCCAGCAGCTTGTTCGAAACGTGTATTTGTCCCACGATCAAACGTACGAACGAAAATTGCAGGAAATTTTATATGCCTACCAGTTAGAACAAATTTATACGAAAAAACAAATATTAGAGTACTATTTAAATGCCATTTACTTTCATAACGGAATATACGGAATTGGCTCGGCCGCCCAATTTTATTTTCAAAAAAGGGTACCGGACTTAACGAAAGGAGAGCAAGCCTTTCTTGCGGCCATTCCGAATAATCCGAGCAAATATAACCCATTAAAACATTTTGACGATACGAAACAACGCCAAGAACGGCTGATTGACCTCCTAGTGGAGCACGGCATGTTAACTTCTCAAGAAGGTGAACAAATCAAACGTGAGCCGATTCAGCTCCATCTAAAAAGAAAAGTCGATCGGTTTCCGGATTACGCTGTTTACGTGGAACATGAGCTCAAACAACTCATTGCCGAACAAGAGGGATATACAGCGCGTCTCCATGAGGCGACAGATGAAACGGAAGTCAAACACATTCAAGAAGAGCTCGATCAACGAGTGCAAACCATTCTTGAAAGTGGTGTGTATATTCATACCGCCCTCTTTCCTACCGTTCAAGAACGAGCCGTCGCAAGTGTCCAAAAAGTATTACAAGGAACGGGCATTCAAGGAGCAGCAGTGGTTATTGACCATACGAACCATGAAATTGTTGCGATTACCGGTGGAGTCCATTACAAAAAATACGATTTCCATCGTGGTTTCCAAGCGTTTCGTCAACCTGGCTCTGCCATTAAACCTCTTCTTGTATATGGCCCTTATATTGAGCGCTATCAACCTCCGTTAACGAAACGAGTAAATGCCGGTGCATTTTGTTATCAAGGGTATTGTCCTCAAAATTACGGTGGGACGACCTACGGATGGGTGTCCCTTTTACAAGCATTTGCTAAGTCTTACAATACGCCTGCTGTTCGGCTGGTACATGAAATGGGAATCAAATCCGCTTTTCAAGATTTCAACTTGTTTTCCTTTTCACGAGTGAATGAAATGGATCAGAAGCTTCCTGCTGCGATCGGTGGGCTGACGTACGGGGTTTCTCCTCTTGAACTTACCGATGCATACACCGTTTTCCAAAACGGAACGTATGTGCCAGCACGCGCTATTCGAAAAGTAACGGACAAAGAAGGAAACGTGCTGTATGATTGGAAAGATGAGCGAACCATCGTGTGGTCGGAAGAAACTGTGAAAAAGATGCGAATGTTACTACAAGAAGTCGTTCGTACTGGTACGGCACAATCATTAAAGCGTCCAAAGTCTTCGTTTGTCGGTGGAAAAACGGGAACGACTAACGATTTTAAAGATTTTTGGTTCATTGGCATCACCGACCAATGGACAGCCGGCGTTTGGGTAGGAAAAGACCGCCCGGAAAATTTACAAACATGGGAAAGAACGAATCCGGAATTACGCATATGGGAAGAGCTGTTCCAATAA
- a CDS encoding superoxide dismutase family protein: MMNRDGDSLGKITLEEQAEGVLVKVDLKGLPSGEHAIHFHNKGVCEPPDFTSAGDHFNPDEKDHGLLNPEGAHAGDLPNLIVEDDGTVKVEILASQVTLKEGKNSLYTKEGTSIVIHQEADDGMSQPAGNAGERIACGEISTEKTVK, encoded by the coding sequence ATGATGAATCGTGATGGAGATTCATTAGGGAAAATTACGTTAGAAGAACAAGCGGAAGGCGTTTTAGTAAAAGTGGACTTAAAAGGACTCCCTTCAGGTGAGCATGCGATCCATTTTCATAATAAAGGCGTCTGTGAACCACCGGACTTTACATCCGCTGGCGACCATTTTAACCCAGATGAAAAAGATCATGGGCTCTTAAATCCAGAGGGGGCACATGCGGGTGATTTACCTAATCTCATTGTAGAAGATGATGGTACGGTAAAGGTTGAAATTTTGGCTTCCCAAGTGACACTAAAAGAAGGGAAAAACTCCTTATATACAAAAGAAGGAACTTCGATTGTGATACACCAAGAAGCCGATGACGGAATGTCACAACCGGCAGGAAACGCCGGCGAACGAATTGCCTGTGGAGAAATTAGCACTGAAAAAACGGTGAAATAA
- a CDS encoding Na+/H+ antiporter subunit D, with protein sequence MINLLMLPILIPLVTAIVLIFIGKNVFWQRTVSVISTIGTVLASIFLVRYVHLYGIQTLDLGSWQAPFGITLVSDMLSALLVLTTSVIALAVLFYSFRTIGVEREKYYYYSVFQFMIVGVNGAFTTGDIFNLFVFFEVMLMSSYVLLVLGGTKIQLRESIKYILVNVISSALFVISVAYLYSVTGTLNMAHLSVRIADLGQPGIITVVAILFLIVFGLKGAIFPLYFWLPGSYYAPPAPVLALFGALLTKVGVYSIMRTYTLLFYHDTGYTHAILGGLSLITIIVGVIGAIAYWDIRKIVIYNIIVAVGVITYGISVMTPESLEGSVFYLIHDMIIKASLFLLVGTIAYITGTNRLKEFSGLIKTYPLLGWTFFIAALSLAGVPPFSGFVGKVLIARAGFAKGEMIGALIILLSSLLVLYSVMKIFINGFWGEPKAYEKKPIGSLFGPAVFLIILSVFYGVSVEWIKPFFAQAADVLVEPTIYIEAVLKE encoded by the coding sequence ATGATTAATTTATTAATGTTACCGATACTCATACCGTTAGTTACAGCCATTGTGTTAATTTTTATCGGGAAAAATGTGTTTTGGCAACGGACCGTTTCGGTGATTTCAACGATCGGAACCGTGCTAGCTTCGATCTTTTTAGTACGCTATGTACATTTATACGGCATTCAAACGTTAGATTTAGGTAGTTGGCAAGCACCTTTCGGAATTACGCTCGTTTCTGACATGCTCTCTGCGCTTTTAGTGTTAACAACGAGCGTGATTGCACTTGCCGTACTGTTCTATTCGTTCCGCACTATTGGAGTAGAACGTGAAAAATATTATTACTACTCCGTGTTTCAATTTATGATTGTTGGTGTAAACGGAGCCTTTACAACAGGAGATATTTTTAACCTCTTCGTATTCTTCGAAGTGATGCTTATGTCCTCCTACGTGTTGCTCGTTTTAGGAGGCACAAAAATTCAGCTTCGTGAGTCCATTAAATATATTTTAGTTAACGTAATTTCATCGGCGTTATTTGTGATTAGCGTTGCGTACTTATACTCTGTGACAGGTACGTTAAATATGGCCCATTTATCCGTTCGTATTGCGGATTTAGGACAACCAGGTATTATTACGGTTGTGGCGATTTTATTCTTGATTGTGTTTGGGTTAAAAGGAGCGATTTTCCCGCTTTATTTCTGGCTACCAGGTTCTTATTACGCTCCACCTGCTCCAGTATTAGCGTTATTTGGTGCTCTGTTAACAAAGGTGGGCGTCTACTCTATCATGCGGACGTACACGCTGTTGTTCTACCATGATACAGGGTACACCCACGCCATTTTAGGTGGATTAAGTTTAATTACCATTATTGTTGGGGTCATTGGAGCCATTGCGTATTGGGATATTCGTAAAATTGTCATTTATAACATCATTGTTGCTGTTGGTGTCATTACATATGGAATATCCGTAATGACACCTGAAAGTTTGGAAGGGTCTGTGTTTTATCTCATTCATGACATGATTATTAAAGCGTCCCTTTTCCTACTCGTAGGGACTATCGCTTATATTACAGGAACAAACCGCCTAAAAGAGTTCAGCGGCCTTATCAAAACATATCCGCTGCTCGGATGGACGTTTTTCATTGCCGCTCTCTCCTTGGCTGGTGTGCCACCATTTAGTGGATTTGTAGGAAAAGTGTTAATTGCCCGTGCTGGCTTTGCGAAAGGAGAAATGATAGGAGCACTAATTATCCTTTTATCCAGCTTGTTGGTGTTATATTCAGTCATGAAAATTTTCATCAATGGATTTTGGGGAGAACCAAAAGCCTATGAGAAAAAGCCAATTGGTTCACTATTCGGCCCTGCCGTATTCCTAATTATACTTTCTGTGTTCTACGGAGTAAGTGTGGAATGGATCAAGCCGTTTTTTGCCCAAGCTGCCGATGTGCTCGTCGAACCGACAATATACATTGAAGCTGTGTTAAAGGAGTAA
- a CDS encoding Na(+)/H(+) antiporter subunit B, producing the protein MKTNDLILQTVTTVVTFIIILFSIQLFFAGHYHPGGGFIGGLMTSGAIVLLLLAYDIKTVTSILPIDYKILIGIGLLLAVGTGAGALLFDVPFLTHAYDYFHLPLLGKTSLHTAVLFDTGVYLVVIGVTMTIIQTIGESE; encoded by the coding sequence ATGAAAACAAATGACTTGATTTTACAAACGGTAACGACCGTTGTCACCTTTATTATCATTTTGTTTTCCATCCAGCTTTTCTTCGCTGGCCACTATCATCCAGGTGGTGGATTTATTGGGGGATTGATGACTTCAGGAGCCATCGTCCTTCTTTTGCTAGCTTATGATATTAAAACGGTGACAAGCATTTTACCAATTGACTACAAAATTTTAATTGGCATTGGTCTCCTCCTTGCTGTTGGAACAGGGGCTGGCGCCTTATTGTTCGACGTCCCATTTTTAACCCATGCGTATGATTATTTTCATCTTCCTCTTTTAGGAAAGACATCGTTACACACAGCGGTCCTGTTTGATACAGGTGTCTACTTAGTGGTTATTGGTGTCACGATGACCATTATTCAAACGATAGGAGAGAGTGAATAA
- the kapD gene encoding 3'-5' exonuclease KapD produces MNEQQLLFMDFEFTMAESGQRRGFVPEIIEAGIVVVREGKIVEQFSSFVQPKLFPKLTERCKTFLKISQEQVNHGITFEELYEQMKKWDEFGPSRIVTWGNMDMKVLRDHCEREEVPFPLDARFIDLSMEYKRFFGDRNQTGLWKAIQEYGKEGVGHHHRALDDALTTYHIYRLFERDKQYLKKSDPPTIGDRVDLQQLLNYISFGQ; encoded by the coding sequence GTGAATGAACAGCAACTCCTTTTTATGGACTTTGAGTTCACGATGGCCGAATCTGGGCAGAGACGAGGATTTGTACCAGAAATTATTGAAGCCGGCATCGTTGTCGTACGTGAAGGAAAAATCGTTGAACAATTTTCATCATTTGTTCAACCCAAACTGTTTCCTAAGTTAACCGAGCGGTGTAAAACTTTTTTAAAGATTTCACAAGAGCAAGTGAATCACGGAATTACGTTTGAAGAATTGTACGAGCAAATGAAAAAATGGGATGAGTTTGGGCCAAGTCGTATTGTTACATGGGGGAACATGGATATGAAAGTCCTTCGTGACCATTGTGAGCGGGAAGAGGTTCCGTTCCCATTGGATGCTCGGTTTATTGATTTATCAATGGAGTATAAACGGTTTTTTGGGGACCGCAATCAAACGGGGTTGTGGAAAGCGATACAGGAATATGGAAAAGAAGGGGTCGGTCATCACCATCGGGCGTTAGATGATGCGTTGACAACGTACCATATTTATCGGTTGTTTGAAAGAGATAAGCAGTATTTGAAAAAATCCGATCCACCGACCATTGGGGACCGCGTCGATTTACAACAATTATTAAATTACATTTCGTTTGGACAATAG
- a CDS encoding Na(+)/H(+) antiporter subunit F1, producing the protein MLTTILNISLIIISISMVGLIYRVIKGPSVPDRVIALDAMGINLIAIVAIVSILLDTNAFLEVILLIGILAFIGTVAFAKFLEKGVIIERERDR; encoded by the coding sequence ATGTTAACTACTATTTTAAATATTTCGTTAATCATTATTTCCATCTCCATGGTCGGTCTCATTTATCGAGTCATTAAAGGACCATCTGTACCCGATCGGGTCATTGCTCTAGATGCGATGGGAATCAATCTCATCGCGATTGTTGCGATCGTGTCCATCCTGTTAGATACGAATGCATTTTTAGAAGTCATTCTATTAATTGGTATTTTAGCGTTTATCGGTACGGTTGCCTTTGCGAAATTTTTAGAGAAGGGGGTTATTATCGAACGTGAACGAGATCGCTAA
- a CDS encoding Na+/H+ antiporter subunit A, with amino-acid sequence MTLLHLAIIAPFLMAILVPFLYKAFRSIHTGWFVLPLPIVLFIYFLQYLPLTREHNTVTKTMEWIPSLGMNFTAHVDGLGLLFALLITGIGSLVVLYSVYYLSKKKEQLHNFYVYLLLFMGAMLGVVLSDNLIVLYMFWEFTSFSSFLLIGYWYHRERSRYGAEKSMLITVFGGLSMLGGFLLLSLMGNTFSIRELISQAGDLTAQPLFIPAMLLVLLGAFTKSAQFPFHIWLPDAMEAPTPVSAYLHSATMVKAGIYLVARLSPVFAISGVWLWLVGGIGILTLFWASFNAVKQTDLKGILAYSTVSQLGLIMSLLGVGAAALHFEGMDENIYTVATLAAVFHLINHATFKGSLFMVVGIVDHETGTRDIRRLGGLMSFMPITFTIAIIGSLSMAGLPPFNGFLSKEMFFTAMVHVLELDFFSLETWGFLFPVLAWVGSIFTFLYSVMLVSKTFTGKYQPEKLEKKPHEAPFGMLISPIVLASLVIIFGFFPNILSETIIAPAVGVILASLLHAGEEFHVHISHWHGFTIEVFMTLGVILVGLGLYKLLPKWMKVYNLQPEKLTFNYLYDRGLEIMDQTSYKFTRSYMTGFIRSYLVYIFIFFISILSITLVVRNGFVLDTSNVAPVGTYEIVLAIVMVAGTITTLLAKSRLTAIIALGSVGYSVSLFFVLFRAPDLALTQLVIETVSVALFLLCFYHLPKLSRHETRMSFKLGNAVISLGVGAIVTLIALSAHSQKLFDSIAQYYVENTYNEAGGKNMVNVILVDFRGFDTMFEICVLGIAALGIFSMIKLRLTRRKEG; translated from the coding sequence GTGACTCTGTTGCATTTAGCAATTATCGCGCCATTTTTGATGGCCATTCTCGTACCGTTCTTATATAAAGCCTTTCGCTCCATCCATACCGGGTGGTTTGTTCTTCCGTTACCAATTGTCTTGTTCATTTACTTTCTTCAATATTTACCATTAACTAGAGAACACAATACTGTAACAAAAACGATGGAGTGGATCCCATCACTTGGGATGAACTTTACGGCCCATGTCGATGGGTTAGGATTACTATTTGCACTCCTGATTACAGGTATCGGTTCGCTTGTTGTTTTGTATTCTGTTTATTACCTGTCCAAGAAAAAAGAACAACTTCATAATTTTTACGTATACCTCTTGCTATTTATGGGGGCTATGCTTGGAGTTGTTCTGTCCGATAACCTAATTGTGTTGTATATGTTCTGGGAATTTACATCTTTCTCATCCTTTTTACTAATCGGTTATTGGTATCATAGAGAGCGCTCTCGGTACGGTGCTGAAAAATCGATGCTAATAACGGTTTTTGGTGGTCTTTCCATGTTGGGAGGATTTTTGCTTTTATCCCTCATGGGCAATACATTCAGCATTAGAGAATTAATTAGTCAAGCAGGTGATTTAACTGCTCAACCACTATTTATTCCTGCAATGTTGCTTGTCCTACTCGGTGCATTTACAAAATCAGCGCAATTTCCGTTTCATATTTGGCTTCCTGATGCCATGGAAGCGCCTACCCCAGTCAGTGCGTACTTGCACTCGGCAACGATGGTTAAAGCCGGTATTTATTTAGTCGCACGTTTAAGTCCAGTATTTGCGATTTCCGGAGTATGGCTCTGGCTTGTCGGTGGAATCGGAATCCTTACGTTATTCTGGGCCTCTTTTAATGCCGTTAAACAAACGGACTTAAAAGGTATTTTAGCTTATTCCACAGTGAGTCAGCTTGGCTTAATTATGTCCCTTTTAGGAGTAGGAGCGGCTGCGCTTCATTTTGAAGGAATGGATGAAAACATATATACGGTAGCCACGTTAGCTGCTGTATTTCATTTAATAAACCATGCGACATTTAAAGGTAGTCTCTTTATGGTCGTCGGTATTGTCGACCATGAAACAGGTACTCGTGATATCCGACGTTTAGGCGGTTTAATGAGCTTTATGCCAATTACGTTTACGATTGCGATTATCGGCTCCCTTTCGATGGCTGGCCTACCACCATTTAATGGATTTTTGAGTAAAGAAATGTTCTTTACGGCGATGGTTCACGTCCTTGAATTAGACTTCTTCTCATTAGAAACATGGGGCTTCTTATTCCCTGTGTTAGCGTGGGTTGGTAGCATATTTACTTTCTTGTATAGTGTGATGTTAGTATCGAAAACCTTCACTGGTAAGTATCAGCCGGAAAAATTAGAAAAGAAACCGCATGAAGCGCCGTTTGGTATGCTAATATCGCCAATCGTCTTAGCATCATTAGTTATTATTTTTGGATTTTTTCCGAATATCTTATCGGAGACAATTATTGCTCCTGCGGTTGGTGTTATTTTAGCAAGCCTGTTACATGCAGGAGAAGAATTCCACGTGCATATTTCACATTGGCACGGCTTTACCATTGAAGTGTTCATGACGTTAGGTGTCATTTTAGTTGGTCTTGGATTGTATAAACTATTGCCGAAATGGATGAAAGTGTACAACCTTCAACCAGAAAAATTGACGTTTAACTACTTGTATGACCGTGGATTAGAGATAATGGATCAAACTTCCTATAAATTCACCCGAAGCTATATGACCGGGTTTATTCGTTCATATCTTGTGTATATTTTCATCTTTTTCATTTCCATTTTAAGCATTACGTTAGTCGTGCGTAATGGATTTGTTCTTGATACGTCTAACGTAGCACCTGTTGGTACGTATGAAATTGTTCTAGCCATTGTCATGGTTGCAGGAACGATTACGACACTATTAGCCAAATCAAGATTAACCGCCATCATTGCCCTTGGTTCAGTTGGATACAGCGTATCGCTGTTTTTTGTGTTGTTCCGTGCACCTGATTTAGCGTTAACTCAGCTAGTCATTGAGACCGTGTCTGTAGCGCTGTTCCTTCTTTGTTTCTATCACTTACCGAAGCTGAGTCGTCACGAGACTCGAATGAGTTTCAAACTTGGAAATGCCGTTATTTCATTAGGCGTTGGTGCCATCGTGACATTGATTGCTTTATCTGCTCATAGTCAAAAGTTATTTGACTCTATAGCACAATATTACGTAGAAAATACGTACAATGAAGCGGGCGGTAAAAACATGGTTAACGTCATTCTCGTTGATTTCCGTGGTTTTGATACGATGTTTGAAATTTGTGTATTAGGTATTGCCGCACTTGGTATTTTCTCGATGATTAAACTACGCTTAACAAGGAGGAAAGAAGGATGA
- a CDS encoding Na(+)/H(+) antiporter subunit C → MEILMAIVIGCLFTAATYLMLSKSLLRIIIGTGLLSHGAHLLILTMGGLKRGAAPLLGEHAEVYVDPLPQALILTAIVISFGVTSFFLVLAYRAYQEIGTDNMDRMRGNEGND, encoded by the coding sequence ATGGAAATATTAATGGCGATTGTCATCGGCTGTCTTTTTACAGCTGCGACGTATTTAATGCTTAGTAAAAGTTTGTTGCGAATTATTATAGGTACTGGTTTGTTAAGCCACGGAGCCCATCTACTTATTTTAACGATGGGTGGCTTAAAACGGGGAGCAGCTCCGCTATTAGGCGAGCATGCGGAAGTATATGTGGATCCATTACCACAAGCGTTAATCTTAACAGCGATTGTTATTAGCTTTGGTGTCACTTCCTTTTTCTTAGTTCTCGCTTATCGAGCATATCAAGAAATTGGAACAGACAATATGGATCGAATGAGGGGAAACGAAGGAAATGATTAA